A genomic window from Companilactobacillus alimentarius DSM 20249 includes:
- a CDS encoding ABC transporter permease — MYRKIIKRSLYNMRDSYLIYILACSFAIGVFGILISLGDNPSVRASLRSWNSFISEITIMMSGLFAFCAFVYMIYVGGFFIQQQRNEFITFKKLGMQRSIIVGISFIQTALVQTLAWFIGLLATLIFQKFMGMMLFFLMRLRFNFLMHISWNDIFLLAKLFFFSTLILSIVNSIKTIRILQKSKAKRTKKTRWWLRIPAGIFGLLLLLLAQLCTVSLFYDMHTISYSAKPLTEIFFVMLADVFGTYLVYFGFLPTILNVLQGIRSVSYSGINMFSFKYLKERLFQNISTLWFVTELSALALMLLTFCYFGYQAVHRNYNGAYPFELAADKNTVAVIKKELGNSKAKIKGEYKTPVKVNLVSYYKKDDRDFVRQPMTFMSYTDYMSLPRRMRKWNSKIDSHQFLKIDYNGSIFDSHHFKEHDIEVKDAPLISTVETGSSFPYGSSMHFGPMMIVPDDYYQKMPAEVEDTFYGWDFKKGDRLSAKQLNRLDGFRNSYYMKVNFKSSLSNSTIEVLKKEPVKYAPSIYTQAGFIRQGSLKKEFVQGGGFYLFIVSLFSVALLIALGSVLTLRILLRDDYQSRQLRTLQKIGVEENEIKRIVRRENTLTFLIPLIFALMQAVTSIAMSNTAGKSRNIILIYGGYVIFYGLFGFVSYQISWHGIKQKFSL; from the coding sequence ATGTATCGAAAGATTATTAAGCGCAGTCTATATAACATGCGTGACAGTTATTTGATTTACATTTTAGCGTGCAGCTTTGCCATTGGTGTCTTTGGAATCTTAATTTCATTAGGTGACAATCCCTCTGTAAGAGCATCATTGCGGTCGTGGAATTCTTTTATTTCAGAAATAACGATAATGATGAGTGGTTTATTTGCCTTCTGTGCGTTCGTCTACATGATCTACGTTGGAGGCTTTTTTATTCAACAGCAGCGAAATGAGTTTATTACTTTTAAAAAATTAGGTATGCAGCGAAGTATAATCGTCGGAATAAGCTTTATTCAAACGGCACTTGTCCAAACGCTCGCGTGGTTTATAGGTTTATTAGCTACGTTGATTTTTCAAAAATTTATGGGGATGATGTTATTTTTTCTGATGCGTTTAAGATTCAATTTTTTAATGCATATCAGTTGGAATGATATTTTCCTACTGGCAAAACTATTTTTCTTCTCCACATTGATTTTAAGCATTGTCAATTCTATTAAAACAATACGAATTTTACAAAAAAGCAAGGCTAAACGAACAAAAAAGACCCGGTGGTGGTTGAGAATTCCAGCGGGAATTTTTGGTTTACTGTTGTTACTGTTGGCACAATTATGCACGGTTTCATTATTTTATGATATGCATACAATTAGTTATTCGGCAAAACCGCTCACGGAAATATTCTTTGTAATGCTGGCTGATGTTTTTGGAACTTATTTAGTCTATTTTGGCTTTTTGCCAACGATACTGAATGTTTTACAAGGAATACGGTCTGTTTCATATTCTGGAATCAATATGTTTTCTTTTAAATATTTGAAGGAACGACTGTTTCAAAATATTTCGACACTGTGGTTCGTGACAGAACTTTCAGCATTGGCTTTAATGCTACTGACCTTTTGCTACTTTGGCTACCAAGCGGTTCATCGTAACTACAATGGGGCTTACCCTTTTGAATTAGCCGCTGATAAAAATACGGTTGCAGTTATCAAAAAAGAATTAGGAAACAGCAAGGCAAAGATCAAGGGTGAATACAAAACCCCAGTGAAAGTAAATTTAGTTTCTTATTATAAAAAGGATGATCGAGATTTTGTGCGTCAGCCGATGACGTTCATGTCTTACACCGATTACATGAGTTTGCCCAGAAGAATGCGAAAATGGAATAGCAAGATTGATTCGCATCAATTTTTAAAAATTGATTATAATGGGTCAATTTTTGATTCACATCATTTTAAAGAGCATGATATCGAAGTAAAAGATGCTCCGTTGATCTCCACCGTTGAAACCGGTAGTTCTTTTCCTTATGGAAGTTCAATGCATTTTGGACCAATGATGATTGTTCCAGATGATTATTATCAGAAAATGCCAGCTGAAGTTGAAGATACTTTTTACGGCTGGGATTTTAAAAAGGGAGATCGTTTAAGTGCCAAGCAATTGAATCGACTAGATGGTTTTCGTAATTCTTATTACATGAAGGTCAACTTTAAATCGTCATTATCTAATTCAACTATTGAAGTTTTGAAGAAGGAACCTGTTAAATATGCGCCTTCAATCTATACACAAGCAGGATTTATTCGTCAAGGAAGCTTAAAAAAGGAATTTGTCCAAGGAGGTGGCTTCTATCTCTTTATTGTGTCACTATTTAGTGTAGCGTTATTAATTGCTTTAGGCAGTGTTTTAACGTTGAGAATACTTTTGCGTGATGATTATCAATCCAGACAATTACGAACACTTCAAAAAATTGGCGTGGAGGAAAATGAAATCAAACGAATTGTTCGTCGAGAGAATACATTGACTTTTTTAATACCGTTGATTTTTGCTTTGATGCAGGCGGTGACTTCAATTGCAATGTCAAATACAGCAGGAAAATCGAGAAATATTATCTTGATTTATGGTGGCTATGTGATCTTTTATGGATTGTTTGGCTTTGTAAGTTATCAAATTTCTTGGCATGGAATTAAACAAAAATTTAGTCTGTGA
- a CDS encoding ABC transporter ATP-binding protein, translated as MQIVVKNISKDFGRKKNAVHAIKDISIKVEHGEFLGIMGPSGAGKTTLLNMISTNERPDHGQIIVDGLDLTQLHDREQTKYRRNKMGFIYQSFELLDSLNVKENVILPLALNRSNKKLIEERFNYMMNLLNIEKLSKRNIDELSLGQRQIVAAARALINNPEILFADEPTGSLDSKSATILLNYMQLVNKREKTTILMATHDAFTASYCSRVVFIKDGVVFSEIVNPGNRDKFFEQIINMQRTIGGGNYFNVSKDY; from the coding sequence GTGCAAATAGTAGTAAAGAATATATCAAAAGATTTTGGTAGAAAAAAGAATGCAGTTCACGCCATCAAGGACATAAGCATAAAAGTCGAGCATGGCGAATTTTTGGGTATTATGGGACCTTCAGGTGCAGGCAAGACAACACTTTTGAATATGATCTCGACCAATGAACGACCAGATCACGGTCAAATTATTGTCGATGGATTAGACTTAACGCAATTGCACGATCGTGAGCAGACTAAATATCGCCGAAATAAGATGGGCTTTATTTATCAAAGCTTCGAGTTATTGGATTCATTGAATGTTAAGGAGAACGTCATCTTGCCCTTAGCCTTGAACCGTTCTAACAAAAAACTGATTGAGGAACGGTTCAATTATATGATGAATTTACTCAATATTGAGAAATTAAGTAAGAGAAATATTGATGAACTGTCACTCGGACAAAGACAGATTGTAGCTGCAGCAAGGGCTTTGATCAATAATCCGGAAATATTATTTGCAGATGAACCTACAGGAAGCCTTGATTCTAAATCGGCTACGATTTTGTTGAATTATATGCAACTGGTGAATAAACGTGAAAAGACGACTATTCTGATGGCTACCCACGATGCATTTACAGCTAGTTATTGTAGCCGAGTAGTTTTTATCAAGGATGGAGTAGTTTTTTCAGAGATCGTCAATCCGGGCAATCGTGATAAGTTTTTTGAACAGATAATTAATATGCAAAGAACAATTGGAGGAGGAAATTACTTTAATGTATCGAAAGATTATTAA
- a CDS encoding response regulator transcription factor, giving the protein MAKIMIIEDDRSISKLISENLAKWQINSYITEDFNNIIDQFNAYKPDLVLLDINLPVYDGYYWNQEIRKISKIPIIIISSRNSNMDQIMAMNMGADDFVEKPFSIDILVAKINALLRRTYDFTKNSSDVIEHNGLKLNLSSGSVEIADNKIDLSKNEYKLLQRLLKDQGKIVTREQLLNFMWDDERFVDDNTLTVNINRLRGKIEKYGLKSYIVTKVGQGYIIP; this is encoded by the coding sequence ATGGCTAAAATTATGATTATTGAAGATGATCGATCCATCTCCAAATTAATCAGTGAAAATCTTGCCAAATGGCAAATCAATTCTTATATCACTGAGGATTTTAATAATATCATTGATCAATTTAATGCTTACAAACCAGATTTAGTTTTACTCGATATCAATTTACCAGTTTACGATGGTTATTACTGGAACCAAGAAATTCGTAAAATTTCTAAAATTCCCATCATTATTATTTCGTCTCGTAATTCTAATATGGACCAAATCATGGCAATGAATATGGGAGCCGACGATTTTGTAGAAAAACCTTTTTCAATTGATATTCTGGTTGCTAAAATCAATGCTCTTTTACGTCGAACCTACGATTTCACCAAGAACAGCAGTGACGTAATCGAACACAATGGACTGAAATTGAATCTTTCCAGTGGCTCTGTTGAAATTGCCGACAACAAAATTGACTTATCCAAAAACGAATATAAATTATTACAACGCCTACTAAAAGATCAAGGTAAAATCGTCACTCGTGAGCAATTATTGAATTTTATGTGGGATGATGAACGCTTTGTCGACGACAATACTCTTACGGTCAATATCAACCGTTTGCGTGGAAAAATCGAGAAGTATGGATTAAAAAGCTATATTGTCACAAAAGTTGGCCAAGGCTACATCATTCCCTAA
- a CDS encoding sensor histidine kinase, which yields MTFFKYLKDHIYSILVVLIGVTFIEIVLFLDPNVNFHPGTLVYTWILAMIFLTVNLVISYNHKKNWYKQLANYQEDLSKELVGANNNEQDYIQNKINNISLEYRNELTKLYQNQKDQREYTESWVHDIKVPLAALKLSQDDNLDPELIAEELDQIDYLVDQALYFARLNNFSNDYLIQEQNLNNIVKAAIRTNKRLFINKRIGITLNITDKKILTDEKWLSFIINQIISNSLKYTQQNGKISVFTTSDNNNVELHIKDNGIGIADQDISRIYNKGFTGSNGRRSGSKSTGMGLYLVKKMIDKLGHTITVKSRENQGTEFIITFLDLPYYK from the coding sequence ATGACATTTTTTAAATACTTAAAAGATCACATTTATTCAATTCTAGTCGTCTTAATTGGTGTAACCTTTATTGAGATTGTTTTGTTTCTCGATCCTAATGTTAATTTTCATCCGGGAACATTGGTTTACACTTGGATCTTGGCAATGATTTTTTTAACCGTTAATCTGGTCATCTCTTATAATCACAAAAAAAATTGGTACAAACAATTAGCAAATTATCAAGAGGATCTCTCAAAAGAACTAGTCGGTGCCAATAACAATGAACAAGATTATATTCAGAATAAAATCAATAATATTTCTTTGGAATATCGAAATGAATTGACAAAACTCTATCAGAATCAAAAGGATCAGCGTGAATACACTGAATCCTGGGTCCATGATATTAAAGTACCTTTGGCCGCTTTAAAATTGTCTCAGGACGATAATTTAGATCCAGAACTGATTGCAGAGGAATTAGACCAAATTGACTATTTAGTAGATCAGGCACTCTATTTTGCACGATTGAATAATTTTTCAAACGATTATCTAATTCAAGAACAGAATTTAAACAATATCGTTAAAGCTGCTATCCGCACTAACAAACGCCTCTTTATTAACAAACGAATTGGAATAACTTTAAATATTACTGATAAAAAAATTCTAACTGATGAAAAATGGCTCAGTTTTATTATCAATCAAATTATTTCCAATAGTTTAAAATATACGCAACAAAACGGCAAAATCTCTGTCTTCACAACTTCTGATAATAATAACGTTGAACTTCATATCAAAGACAATGGTATCGGAATCGCTGATCAAGATATTAGTCGAATCTATAATAAAGGATTTACTGGTTCGAATGGAAGAAGATCCGGCAGTAAATCTACTGGGATGGGACTCTACCTTGTCAAAAAAATGATTGATAAATTAGGACATACAATTACTGTTAAATCACGAGAAAATCAAGGTACTGAATTCATCATTACCTTTCTAGATTTACCATACTATAAATAA
- a CDS encoding M20/M25/M40 family metallo-hydrolase, with amino-acid sequence MKKFISIKSLSVTNEGIQTAIDFLVKLLKDLLHAQVEIIQTAGHPIIIANLSGQSKEHVLFYGHYDVMSAGDISLWKEDPFVLSKRSKRFFGRGVGDNKGQLLAQIFGMYTYLETHDSLPFNVTLFIEGEEEQGSPNLAPTVQKLAQNKLQSIDKVIVVDGSANPDGTNVIRLGNRGVFSFELVTKTGTHDNHSGSFGNIMANPVTLLLNYLSKIYDAQTGKVKLPHFYDGVVSPTDQEKIWIEKLPFDKTQIIDQAGIKQLSMDKETYYQKLMFEPTFNIFSIKSGYMGPGVKTSIPHVASLKVDCRLVGTQSIPVIEKDLLTVFKKEIATGNLTVNVLGKLPPEKTETTPEQIDWIYQAIKKATGKAYIEPVMPGSVPNYVWKDILKVPVFTIPYANSDEHNHDIDENLTIRNFYNGIRISYELLNQ; translated from the coding sequence TTGAAAAAATTCATTTCCATTAAAAGTTTGAGTGTCACCAATGAAGGAATTCAGACGGCAATAGATTTTCTAGTGAAATTGTTAAAAGATTTATTGCATGCACAAGTGGAAATTATACAAACTGCTGGGCATCCCATAATTATTGCTAATTTGTCAGGTCAAAGTAAAGAGCATGTTCTATTCTATGGTCACTATGATGTCATGTCAGCAGGTGATATAAGTTTGTGGAAGGAAGATCCGTTTGTCCTTTCGAAACGTTCAAAGCGTTTTTTTGGTCGTGGAGTAGGTGACAATAAAGGGCAATTATTAGCACAAATATTTGGGATGTATACCTATCTGGAGACGCACGATTCTTTGCCGTTTAACGTAACTTTATTTATTGAAGGTGAGGAGGAACAGGGGAGTCCTAATTTAGCTCCTACGGTTCAAAAATTGGCTCAGAATAAATTACAAAGCATTGATAAGGTCATTGTCGTTGATGGCTCTGCTAATCCTGATGGGACTAATGTCATACGATTAGGAAATCGTGGAGTCTTTTCATTTGAGCTTGTTACTAAAACAGGTACACATGATAATCATTCTGGTAGTTTCGGTAATATTATGGCTAATCCCGTAACTTTGTTGTTAAATTATTTGTCTAAGATTTATGATGCACAGACTGGTAAAGTCAAGTTGCCACATTTTTACGATGGCGTGGTATCTCCGACTGACCAAGAGAAAATTTGGATTGAAAAATTGCCGTTTGATAAGACTCAGATTATTGATCAGGCGGGAATTAAGCAATTGTCAATGGATAAGGAAACTTATTATCAGAAACTGATGTTTGAACCAACATTCAATATTTTTAGTATTAAATCCGGTTATATGGGTCCCGGCGTTAAAACCAGTATTCCCCATGTAGCTAGTTTAAAAGTTGACTGTCGTTTAGTGGGAACACAAAGTATTCCCGTTATTGAAAAAGATCTCTTGACGGTATTCAAAAAAGAAATTGCCACAGGAAATCTAACTGTAAATGTATTGGGCAAACTGCCACCTGAGAAAACAGAAACGACTCCTGAACAAATAGATTGGATTTATCAGGCTATCAAAAAAGCAACTGGTAAAGCCTATATTGAGCCAGTTATGCCAGGATCTGTTCCAAATTATGTTTGGAAAGATATTCTAAAAGTGCCAGTATTTACTATCCCTTACGCTAATTCAGATGAACACAATCATGATATTGATGAAAATCTAACAATACGTAATTTTTACAATGGAATTAGAATCAGCTATGAATTATTGAATCAATAG
- the relB gene encoding type II toxin-antitoxin system RelB family antitoxin: protein MANISFHLDDCDEKLIKNYAKSKNMSVSSLLLTAVVEKIEDEMDSKLYEQAMAESKNDDPKDITLSEVKQAMDQYYQ from the coding sequence ATGGCAAATATTTCTTTCCATTTGGATGATTGTGATGAAAAACTGATTAAAAATTATGCCAAATCTAAAAATATGAGTGTCTCATCGCTTCTTCTGACTGCAGTGGTCGAGAAGATTGAAGATGAAATGGATTCGAAGCTTTATGAACAGGCCATGGCGGAATCAAAAAATGACGATCCTAAAGATATTACTTTAAGTGAAGTTAAACAAGCTATGGATCAGTATTATCAATAG
- a CDS encoding heavy metal translocating P-type ATPase — MKDMDEKMDMKNMDHSKMDMSDDHMMMHGGHMMDMGDLKQKFWISLVLAIPVFILSPFMGLNLPFQVQFPGSDWIVLVLATILYFYGGKPFISGAKGELKSKQPAMMTLITMGISVAYIYSLYAFVMNNFVQSSSHIMDFFWELASLIVIMLLGHWIEMKSTMSAGNALQKIASLVPDKVHMVHGDETMDHDISMVKDNDLIEIRAGESVPLDGQIVSGSTYVNESLITGESKAVKKEQGSKVVGGSINGEGTIRVKVEKAANEGYLSQISKLVSDAQNNRSKTQKLADKVSSWLFYAALSVGIIAFVYWLVVGDMNTALNRLVAVLVIACPHALGLAIPLVMSRSTSIAATNGLIIRDNQAMENSRKIDYIAMDKTGTLTEGKFTVNGLNRLDESIDNEKLLSLVTGLENGSSHPIAQSIVQYAKDKKVKATNFDDVQAIKGYGMSGQLDGQKYYLVNMKYLKKENISIDDQKVQTYLDKGNTISYLVNDNHVLGFVALGDRIKKNTIEFIKELKAQNITPIMLTGDNKNAAATMAKQMGIDEFRAELLPEDKNKVIQKLENDGHHVMMVGDGINDAPSLAAATIGVAIGAGTDVAIDSADVILYNSDPSDIIKFLKLSRKTYRKTVENLWWGAGYNIIAIPLAAGILAGIGFVLSPAVGAVIMSLSTVVVAINALTLKM, encoded by the coding sequence ATGAAAGACATGGATGAAAAAATGGATATGAAGAATATGGACCATTCAAAAATGGATATGTCCGACGATCATATGATGATGCATGGTGGTCACATGATGGATATGGGGGACTTGAAGCAAAAGTTTTGGATTTCGCTTGTTTTAGCAATACCAGTGTTTATCCTTTCTCCATTCATGGGCTTAAATCTACCATTTCAAGTGCAATTTCCAGGATCAGATTGGATCGTTTTGGTTTTAGCAACAATTCTATATTTTTATGGTGGAAAACCTTTTATTAGTGGAGCCAAAGGCGAATTAAAGTCTAAGCAACCAGCTATGATGACCTTGATTACTATGGGTATCAGTGTTGCATATATTTATAGTTTATATGCTTTCGTGATGAACAATTTTGTTCAATCATCGAGTCATATTATGGATTTCTTTTGGGAATTAGCATCGTTGATCGTAATCATGTTATTAGGACACTGGATTGAAATGAAATCCACTATGAGTGCGGGTAATGCTTTACAAAAAATTGCCTCATTAGTACCTGATAAAGTTCATATGGTTCACGGTGATGAAACTATGGATCATGATATTTCGATGGTTAAAGACAACGACTTAATTGAAATTAGAGCTGGTGAATCAGTTCCCCTTGATGGTCAGATAGTTAGCGGATCAACTTATGTCAATGAATCATTGATAACAGGTGAATCCAAAGCCGTTAAGAAAGAGCAAGGAAGTAAAGTAGTTGGTGGTTCGATCAATGGTGAGGGAACTATCAGAGTAAAAGTTGAAAAAGCCGCTAACGAAGGTTACTTGTCACAAATTAGTAAATTAGTTTCTGATGCACAGAATAATCGTTCTAAGACACAAAAATTGGCCGATAAAGTTTCAAGTTGGTTATTCTATGCCGCTTTGTCAGTCGGAATTATTGCCTTTGTTTACTGGCTGGTCGTAGGTGATATGAATACAGCCTTGAATCGTTTGGTTGCGGTCTTAGTCATCGCTTGTCCACATGCACTAGGTTTAGCAATTCCCTTAGTTATGTCACGTAGTACTTCAATTGCAGCTACTAATGGTTTGATCATCCGTGACAATCAAGCAATGGAAAACAGTCGTAAGATTGATTACATCGCTATGGATAAGACTGGAACTTTAACTGAGGGTAAGTTTACGGTCAATGGCTTGAATAGATTAGATGAATCAATTGATAATGAAAAACTGTTGTCATTAGTTACTGGTTTGGAAAATGGCTCAAGTCATCCAATTGCTCAAAGTATCGTTCAATATGCTAAAGATAAGAAAGTTAAAGCAACTAATTTTGACGATGTCCAAGCTATTAAAGGTTATGGTATGAGTGGACAACTTGACGGTCAAAAGTATTATCTAGTCAATATGAAGTATTTGAAGAAAGAAAATATCTCGATAGATGATCAAAAGGTTCAAACTTATTTGGATAAAGGAAATACAATTAGTTACTTGGTAAATGATAATCACGTATTAGGATTTGTTGCCTTAGGTGATCGAATCAAGAAAAATACAATTGAATTTATCAAAGAATTGAAAGCTCAAAATATTACACCGATTATGTTAACCGGTGATAATAAGAATGCTGCAGCCACTATGGCTAAGCAAATGGGAATTGATGAATTCCGTGCCGAGCTATTACCAGAAGATAAGAATAAAGTTATTCAGAAGTTAGAAAATGATGGCCATCACGTCATGATGGTTGGTGATGGTATCAATGATGCTCCAAGTTTAGCTGCAGCTACAATTGGTGTTGCTATTGGTGCAGGAACTGATGTAGCTATTGACTCTGCTGATGTTATTTTGTACAACAGTGACCCTAGCGATATCATCAAATTCTTGAAATTGTCACGTAAAACTTATCGTAAGACAGTTGAAAACCTCTGGTGGGGTGCTGGTTATAACATCATTGCCATTCCACTAGCAGCCGGGATTTTAGCGGGGATTGGTTTCGTATTAAGTCCTGCTGTTGGAGCTGTCATTATGTCGCTTTCTACTGTTGTTGTGGCAATCAACGCCTTAACATTGAAAATGTAG
- a CDS encoding CopY/TcrY family copper transport repressor, whose product MTEIETMSKSEWQVMRIIWTLGQVTSKQVIDILERKTDWKPATIKTLIIRLQKKNFLRADESRRPYIYRPLIEEDMAIHQSVNNLFDNLCCMKKGEAIKDLVNSSEISQSDISGIIQALQEKAETAPKKVDCNCLEADLK is encoded by the coding sequence ATGACAGAAATAGAAACAATGAGTAAGTCCGAATGGCAAGTAATGAGGATTATTTGGACACTTGGTCAGGTAACAAGTAAACAAGTGATTGATATTCTGGAACGAAAAACGGATTGGAAACCTGCCACGATTAAAACTTTGATTATCCGCTTGCAAAAGAAAAATTTCTTGCGAGCTGATGAATCAAGACGTCCGTATATATATCGGCCATTGATAGAGGAAGATATGGCAATTCACCAGAGTGTAAATAATTTGTTTGATAATCTTTGTTGTATGAAAAAGGGTGAGGCAATTAAAGATTTAGTTAATAGTTCAGAAATTTCTCAAAGTGATATTTCAGGAATAATTCAAGCTTTACAAGAGAAAGCAGAGACAGCACCCAAAAAAGTAGACTGTAATTGTTTGGAGGCAGATTTGAAATGA